TGCAGTACCTCGTCGAAGTGCTCATGATGCTGCTCATGTGGTTCAGCCCGATCGTCTATTCCTGGACCTTCGTGCACGACGCCTTCGTGAGCTTCGGCGTGCCGTGGCTCACCGAGATCTACGTCAACAACCCCGTGACGCTTGCCGTGCTGGGCTTCCAGGTGGCCTTCTGGTCGCCGAGCTCCCCCACGGCCGAGTTCCCGCCCGAGCTCATGACCCGGATGGGCATCTCGATCATCTTCGGGTTGCTGCTCGTGTGGTTCGGCCAGCGCATCTTCGCGCGGCTGCAGGGCAACTTTGCGCAGGAGCTGTAACACATGACTACCCAAGATTTCATTGCCGAGGGCGCGCGCCCGAACGTTGTCGAGATCCGCGACGTCTCGAAGCGCTTCGTGATGCACAAGGACAAGTCGCTCAAGGAGCGCGTCCTCCACCCCCGCCGCTCGCACGAGCACCGCGACGACTTCTGGGCCCTCAAGGGCGTCAGCCTCGACATCGAGGCGGGCAGCACGATCGGCCTCATCGGCCCGAACGGCTCCGGCAAGTCGACGCTGCTGAAGACCATCGGCGGCATCATCGAGCCCTCCTCGGGCGCCGTCTACTCGCGCGGCCGCCTCGCCGCGCTGCTCGAGCTCGGCGCGGGCTTCCACCCCGACCTCACCGGCCGCGAGAACGTCTACCTCAACGCCGCCATCCTCGGCATGGACCGCGAGGAGACCGAGGCCCGCTTCGACGAGATCGTCGAGTTCTCGGGCATCCGCCCCTTCATCGACACGCAGGTGAAGTTCTACTCCTCGGGCATGTACGTGCGTCTCGCCTTCGCGGTCGCGATCAACGTGAACCCCGACGTGCTACTCGTCGACGAGGTGCTCGCGGTCGGTGACGAGGCCTTCCAGAAGAAGTGCCTCGACAAGATCAAGCAGTTTCAGGAAGAGGGCCGCACGATCATCATCGTGTCGCACTCGCTCGAGCAGATCGTCGAGCTCTGCACCCGCGCCGTCGTCATGGGCCACGGTCAGGTCGTCTTCGACGGCCAGCCCGAGGACGCGGTGAGCATTCTCCGAGCAGGTTTCGACTCCGCCGACCAGGCCGAATCCGAGCGGGCGCGCCTCGAACGCGACCGCGCCCGCGAGGCGGAG
The Gulosibacter sediminis genome window above contains:
- a CDS encoding ABC transporter ATP-binding protein, whose amino-acid sequence is MTTQDFIAEGARPNVVEIRDVSKRFVMHKDKSLKERVLHPRRSHEHRDDFWALKGVSLDIEAGSTIGLIGPNGSGKSTLLKTIGGIIEPSSGAVYSRGRLAALLELGAGFHPDLTGRENVYLNAAILGMDREETEARFDEIVEFSGIRPFIDTQVKFYSSGMYVRLAFAVAINVNPDVLLVDEVLAVGDEAFQKKCLDKIKQFQEEGRTIIIVSHSLEQIVELCTRAVVMGHGQVVFDGQPEDAVSILRAGFDSADQAESERARLERDRAREAEIDRRRAMVQITNVSSTPREGEHLMPGTTLDVAVTFRTQLELNAWDLTVALVNQLGTTVLVTSTHASGLKNAPLSVGEHTIRFTLPNLSIGAGDYLVTTTFQDDQRHELARRDDLGEFRAEAGPESIGPVYAAAASTFTSGGSRA